Proteins encoded in a region of the Clostridium beijerinckii genome:
- a CDS encoding PTS sugar transporter subunit IIB, with the protein MKVLMVCSGGMSSAIVVQAIKKEADKEGFDLEIKAVGTSDFEDEIQQNKYDLVLVAPQVRHRLNGFKDQAKEYSLEVTTIEPMGYTPLGGARVLKQIKSYCK; encoded by the coding sequence ATGAAAGTTTTAATGGTTTGCTCCGGAGGAATGTCTAGTGCAATTGTTGTACAAGCGATAAAAAAGGAAGCTGATAAAGAAGGATTTGATCTAGAAATCAAAGCAGTAGGAACTAGCGATTTTGAGGATGAAATTCAGCAAAATAAATATGATTTAGTTTTAGTTGCACCTCAGGTAAGACATAGATTAAATGGTTTTAAAGATCAAGCTAAGGAATATAGCCTTGAAGTAACTACTATTGAACCAATGGGATATACGCCTCTTGGTGGAGCAAGAGTTCTTAAGCAAATAAAGAGCTATTGTAAGTAA
- a CDS encoding SPFH domain-containing protein, producing MNSETISILIYVGIGILALFILLYGIGFTSIGTDEVGIVEKWWSLKGSVPADGLIALKGEAGYQPNVLRAGVHFKTPFKYKVKKVRLVTIPQGQIGYVFARSGESLADGQTLGKVIPECKSFQDVVAFLNNRGQKGPQRQILREGTYAFNLAQFIIITKDKVHSIFTSKDESEQIETMRSDLLRVNGFLPVVISSSKNLEQDEYGNNIKTKDTIGIVTVNEGPTPDNGAIIAPIVGDGITNEYYHSNFQEPEKFLAAGGRKGKQMQVLTDGVYFINRLFANVDIVPKSIIDIGYVGVVVSYFGEKGEDVSGSDYSHGELVEQGKKGIWRECMMPGKYPFNTYAGKIIPVPTTNVILKWISGQVGDHKLDDNLKEINLITKDAFEPNLPLTVVFNIDYRKASSVIQRFGDIKLLIEQSLDPMVAGYFKNIGQTKTLIELVQDRSAIQEQASKEMKEKFKLYDLELQEVLIGTPAASSTDKRIDLILAQLRDRQVALEEIKTNEAKQKSAEKQRELNEAIAKSAAQAALTQSSIDIEVADNKGKSELKLAEQLALKTQKLAEADKYKRTQEADALRYTKEAEAAANAKATELNAAANAKQVELQAGAEAFKLEKVGAAQALNIKAVAEATAEQETKVGLAKGTAAKALVDAYGGPELQVQQSVLTAFAEALKISKSPLVPQTVIMGGADGKTPNAMEGILSMILANMASANGSIVNTVTPTHSDITNQSDNSSTKESKIAKKKDSISAKEPEV from the coding sequence ATGAATTCAGAAACAATATCAATTCTAATTTATGTGGGTATTGGAATCTTAGCGCTATTTATATTACTCTATGGCATAGGATTTACAAGTATCGGAACCGATGAAGTAGGTATAGTAGAAAAATGGTGGAGTTTAAAAGGGTCTGTACCTGCTGATGGTTTAATTGCATTGAAGGGTGAAGCTGGTTATCAGCCAAACGTACTTAGAGCTGGAGTGCATTTTAAAACTCCTTTTAAGTACAAGGTTAAGAAAGTAAGACTTGTAACTATCCCACAAGGACAGATAGGTTATGTATTTGCAAGATCAGGAGAAAGCCTTGCTGATGGACAAACTTTAGGAAAAGTTATTCCTGAGTGTAAATCCTTTCAGGATGTAGTAGCTTTTTTAAATAATAGAGGACAAAAAGGTCCTCAAAGGCAAATTCTTCGTGAAGGTACTTATGCATTTAATCTAGCTCAGTTTATCATAATTACAAAGGATAAAGTACATTCAATATTTACTTCAAAGGATGAATCAGAGCAAATAGAAACTATGAGAAGTGACTTACTTAGAGTTAATGGATTCCTTCCTGTAGTTATCTCAAGCTCAAAAAATCTTGAACAAGATGAATATGGAAATAATATTAAAACTAAAGATACAATTGGTATAGTAACTGTTAATGAAGGACCTACTCCAGATAACGGAGCTATAATCGCTCCAATAGTTGGTGATGGTATTACAAATGAATATTACCATAGTAACTTCCAAGAACCTGAAAAATTCTTAGCTGCTGGTGGTAGAAAAGGTAAGCAGATGCAGGTATTAACAGATGGTGTTTACTTTATTAATAGGTTATTTGCTAATGTGGACATAGTTCCAAAAAGTATTATAGATATTGGTTATGTAGGTGTTGTTGTTAGTTACTTTGGTGAAAAAGGTGAAGATGTATCTGGATCAGATTACTCTCATGGAGAACTTGTTGAGCAAGGCAAGAAAGGTATTTGGAGAGAATGTATGATGCCAGGTAAGTATCCATTTAATACTTATGCCGGTAAGATCATTCCAGTTCCTACTACTAATGTTATATTAAAATGGATTAGCGGTCAGGTTGGAGATCATAAACTAGATGATAATTTAAAAGAAATTAATCTTATAACTAAGGATGCTTTTGAACCTAATCTCCCACTTACTGTAGTGTTTAATATTGATTATAGAAAAGCTTCTTCGGTAATCCAAAGATTTGGTGATATTAAACTTCTTATTGAACAATCACTAGATCCTATGGTTGCAGGTTACTTTAAGAATATTGGACAAACTAAGACTTTAATTGAATTGGTACAAGATAGAAGCGCTATTCAAGAACAAGCTTCTAAAGAAATGAAGGAAAAATTCAAATTATATGATTTAGAATTACAGGAAGTATTAATTGGTACACCTGCTGCTTCTTCAACAGATAAGAGAATTGATCTAATCCTTGCACAACTTAGAGATAGACAAGTTGCATTGGAAGAAATTAAAACAAATGAAGCAAAACAAAAGTCAGCAGAAAAACAAAGAGAACTTAATGAAGCAATTGCTAAAAGTGCAGCTCAGGCAGCGCTTACTCAATCAAGTATCGATATAGAAGTTGCTGATAACAAAGGTAAATCTGAATTAAAACTTGCTGAACAATTAGCTTTAAAGACTCAAAAACTTGCTGAAGCTGATAAGTACAAGAGAACTCAAGAAGCTGATGCTTTAAGATATACAAAAGAAGCTGAAGCTGCTGCTAACGCTAAAGCTACTGAACTTAATGCAGCTGCTAATGCTAAACAAGTAGAATTACAAGCTGGAGCTGAAGCTTTCAAACTTGAAAAAGTCGGTGCAGCTCAAGCTTTAAATATCAAAGCTGTTGCAGAAGCGACTGCAGAACAAGAAACAAAGGTTGGTCTTGCAAAAGGTACTGCTGCTAAAGCCTTAGTTGATGCTTATGGCGGTCCTGAATTACAAGTACAACAAAGCGTATTAACTGCTTTTGCAGAAGCATTAAAGATAAGCAAATCCCCTCTTGTACCACAAACAGTAATTATGGGTGGTGCTGATGGAAAAACTCCTAATGCTATGGAAGGAATTTTAAGTATGATTTTAGCTAACATGGCTAGTGCTAATGGATCAATAGTAAATACTGTTACTCCTACACATTCTGATATAACTAATCAATCAGATAATAGTTCTACTAAAGAATCAAAGATAGCTAAGAAGAAAGATAGCATTTCTGCAAAGGAACCTGAAGTATAG
- a CDS encoding fatty acid desaturase family protein yields the protein MKELHNIGWYASKISPKLPKNAFKPVPSRLFGGLAYAIIIICGILTITLCRFNNIINFLISLVLGFSFASIGFLGHEILHGTVVKTHWLKNLLGGIAFLPLSIGPNLWIKWHNISHHANTQHEINDPDAWMSFEQFSNRSFIKYIYKLPLWFRSLFSFSALSISFTLHGTRMFFIYVKEFKRQKSIKLWIQFILPWIIWIGLFFLVETDKWIFSYLLPFLIGNFIVMCYISSNHRLNPLVPINDPLVNSLSVTVPKWLDVLHFNFSYHTEHHLFPGMNPKYYSLVKEEILKLWPDRYHQMPLLSALKLLWKTPRIYYNNEELIDPRNKRIYTSLEKGLKPNKISYHNL from the coding sequence ATGAAAGAACTTCATAATATAGGGTGGTATGCTAGTAAGATATCCCCCAAACTACCTAAAAATGCATTTAAACCAGTACCTTCAAGGCTGTTTGGAGGACTTGCATATGCAATTATTATAATTTGTGGAATACTCACAATTACTCTATGTAGATTTAATAACATTATAAACTTTTTAATATCTTTAGTTTTAGGCTTTAGTTTTGCATCCATAGGCTTTCTTGGCCATGAAATTTTACATGGCACTGTTGTAAAAACACATTGGTTAAAAAACTTGCTTGGAGGGATAGCTTTTTTGCCATTAAGCATAGGTCCAAACCTTTGGATTAAGTGGCATAATATTAGTCATCATGCTAATACTCAACATGAAATAAATGATCCAGATGCTTGGATGAGCTTTGAGCAATTTAGCAATAGATCTTTTATAAAGTACATTTATAAACTTCCTTTGTGGTTTCGCTCACTATTTAGTTTCTCAGCATTAAGTATTTCCTTTACTCTTCATGGAACTCGCATGTTTTTTATATATGTTAAAGAATTTAAAAGACAAAAAAGCATAAAACTATGGATTCAGTTTATACTCCCTTGGATTATATGGATAGGTTTATTCTTCTTAGTTGAAACTGATAAATGGATTTTCTCATATTTACTTCCATTCCTTATAGGAAATTTCATTGTAATGTGTTATATATCAAGTAATCATAGATTAAATCCTCTTGTACCTATAAATGATCCTTTGGTTAATAGTCTTTCAGTAACAGTTCCAAAGTGGCTTGATGTTCTACATTTTAATTTTTCTTACCACACAGAGCATCATCTATTTCCAGGAATGAATCCTAAATACTATTCTCTAGTAAAGGAAGAAATATTAAAACTCTGGCCAGATAGATATCATCAAATGCCGCTTTTAAGTGCTTTGAAGCTTCTTTGGAAAACTCCTAGAATCTATTATAATAACGAGGAATTAATAGATCCAAGAAACAAACGCATATATACTTCACTAGAAAAAGGATTAAAACCTAATAAAATTTCTTATCATAATCTATAG
- a CDS encoding ATP-binding cassette domain-containing protein, with protein sequence MNYILKTDNLTKQYGTQLSVSNLCINIEERDIYGFIGRNGAGKTTTLKMILGLIPATSGKITVLGKEVNKKDISYLRNIGSIIEFPSSYENLTAYENLKLHSNYMGLEDKGIIDECLDKVDLLNDKNKKVKEYSLGMKQRLGIARAILHKPKLLILDEPTNGLDPLGIRDLRNFILRLANEDNMTFIISSHILSELELTVTKLGIIEKGILLKEASMNEINNSYEEYVDVKVDDVKKAQKVLNENLNLDSSLIDDNYLRLNIKGKEMKTNYISKALVNNSVELFELIKNKEGLEDYFVRISGGIRL encoded by the coding sequence ATGAATTATATATTGAAAACTGATAATCTAACAAAACAGTATGGAACACAATTAAGTGTAAGTAACTTATGTATTAATATCGAGGAAAGGGACATATATGGATTTATAGGAAGAAACGGAGCAGGAAAAACAACTACTTTGAAGATGATCTTAGGATTGATCCCTGCAACTAGTGGTAAAATAACGGTTTTGGGAAAAGAAGTTAATAAAAAGGATATTTCTTATTTAAGAAATATAGGATCTATTATAGAATTTCCATCGTCTTATGAGAACCTAACTGCTTATGAGAATTTAAAACTTCATTCTAATTATATGGGGTTGGAAGACAAGGGCATAATAGATGAGTGCTTAGATAAGGTTGATCTTTTAAATGATAAGAATAAAAAAGTTAAAGAGTACTCATTAGGTATGAAACAAAGGCTTGGTATAGCGCGCGCAATTCTTCATAAGCCAAAGCTTTTAATTTTAGATGAGCCTACTAATGGATTAGATCCACTAGGAATAAGAGATCTTAGAAATTTCATACTAAGACTTGCTAATGAGGACAATATGACTTTTATAATATCAAGTCATATATTAAGTGAACTAGAACTTACAGTGACTAAGCTTGGTATTATAGAAAAAGGAATTTTATTAAAGGAAGCTTCGATGAATGAGATCAATAATAGTTACGAGGAATATGTTGATGTTAAAGTTGATGATGTGAAAAAAGCGCAAAAAGTATTAAATGAAAATTTGAACTTAGATAGTTCATTAATTGATGACAACTATTTAAGGCTTAATATAAAGGGAAAAGAAATGAAAACAAACTATATAAGCAAAGCACTAGTAAATAATAGTGTGGAGTTATTTGAATTAATTAAAAATAAGGAAGGTTTGGAGGATTATTTTGTAAGGATTTCAGGAGGAATAAGGTTATGA
- a CDS encoding N-acetylmuramoyl-L-alanine amidase produces MKKFKCMVFGIFLICTFILPFSYCNAEETTTTTTEASNSKVYDLQQDAFKYYQVEHKGALGIPVSYSCTESEAGDIRKYTVEPKYSESIDGNKVEILISHVNVTGAADNFDSVLKDNKYIKNIKIDKLDNNTAKVDIETSGKLNVKINPVKRRYSSLGDNKYEFKTFIDVTFEEKVKDNSKIIIIDPGHGGSELGATANFTYEKQLNLDISKRVKENLEKAGYRIYITRDDDSNVGLLDRTDPANLLNADLFFCIHNNSLPLDVNMQSVYMFRGTTVLYNSTAPKPGREFATILMREVSSAIKTNTYPLQDRPNLAVLSSAWCPAVLMETTVECDDGDAKMMMHRLNSQKVADASLRAVNKYFIK; encoded by the coding sequence ATGAAAAAATTTAAATGTATGGTCTTTGGGATTTTTTTAATCTGTACTTTTATACTACCTTTTTCTTATTGCAATGCAGAAGAAACTACTACTACTACTACGGAAGCTAGTAATAGCAAAGTTTATGACTTACAACAAGATGCTTTTAAATATTATCAAGTTGAACATAAAGGAGCTTTAGGAATTCCAGTGTCCTACTCATGTACAGAATCTGAGGCAGGAGATATTAGAAAATATACCGTGGAGCCTAAGTATTCTGAAAGCATTGACGGAAATAAAGTTGAAATACTTATTTCACATGTTAATGTTACTGGTGCAGCTGATAACTTCGATTCAGTTTTAAAAGACAATAAGTATATAAAGAATATAAAGATAGATAAACTTGATAATAATACAGCAAAAGTTGATATTGAGACTTCTGGAAAACTTAATGTTAAAATAAATCCTGTAAAAAGGAGATATTCTTCCTTAGGGGACAATAAATATGAGTTTAAAACATTTATAGATGTTACATTTGAAGAAAAGGTTAAAGATAATTCGAAAATAATAATTATTGATCCTGGTCATGGAGGCTCAGAGCTTGGAGCAACAGCTAATTTCACTTATGAAAAACAGTTAAATTTGGATATATCTAAAAGAGTAAAAGAAAACCTTGAAAAAGCAGGATATCGTATATATATAACTAGAGATGATGATAGCAATGTTGGATTATTAGATAGAACAGATCCAGCAAATCTTTTGAATGCAGATTTATTTTTCTGTATACACAATAATTCACTTCCATTGGATGTTAATATGCAGTCTGTTTATATGTTTAGGGGAACTACGGTACTATATAATTCTACTGCTCCAAAACCAGGAAGAGAATTTGCAACAATACTCATGAGAGAAGTGTCTAGTGCCATAAAAACTAACACATATCCACTTCAAGATAGACCAAATCTCGCAGTGCTATCATCAGCGTGGTGCCCCGCAGTGCTCATGGAAACGACTGTTGAGTGCGATGATGGTGATGCAAAGATGATGATGCATAGACTAAACAGCCAGAAAGTTGCAGATGCATCACTTAGAGCTGTAAATAAATATTTTATAAAATAA
- the rpsU gene encoding 30S ribosomal protein S21 encodes MSEIKVGENESLEQALRRFKKKCSMSGILSEAKKRQHYEKPSVKRKKKSEEARKRKFK; translated from the coding sequence ATGTCAGAAATTAAAGTAGGAGAAAACGAATCTCTAGAGCAAGCATTGAGAAGATTTAAAAAGAAATGTTCAATGTCTGGAATCCTTTCAGAGGCAAAAAAGAGACAACACTATGAAAAGCCAAGCGTAAAAAGAAAGAAAAAGTCAGAAGAAGCTAGAAAGAGAAAGTTTAAGTAA
- a CDS encoding PTS sugar transporter subunit IIC, whose amino-acid sequence MNKFFNWLEKYLLPPMTKLSEQRHLKAIRDGIVSTIPLIIIGSFFLVIAVPPNDWLKQLVAPYVNQIMFPYRLSMGIMALYASFGIAYNLAKSYKLDPLSGGSLGLAAFLLTNVPLNIDPNGWMLSLSSLGGSGMFTAIIMSIFAVEIFRVCKEKNLTIKMPKEVPTSVANSFAALIPAAFIIVPIWIIRDLLNFDIQKFVLSIFTPLVTAGNSLPGILVPILLITLLWGCGIHGDSVVGTVARPIWLAMLDANVAAQAAGQPIPNIAPEPFFQWFVWIGGSGATIGLVILMLGSKSRYLKDIARASLIPGICNINEPVIFGAPIMLNPLLIIPFVLGPLICGCVSYFAMTLNLVSKPVILAPWTLPAPIGAYLATGGDWRAIILVLINIAIVTALYFPFLKAYEKKLIKEGMENN is encoded by the coding sequence ATGAATAAATTTTTTAATTGGCTAGAAAAGTACTTATTGCCACCAATGACTAAATTATCTGAGCAGAGGCACTTAAAAGCTATTAGGGATGGTATAGTATCTACTATTCCACTAATAATAATTGGAAGTTTTTTTCTCGTAATTGCAGTTCCGCCAAATGACTGGTTAAAGCAATTAGTGGCTCCATATGTTAATCAGATAATGTTTCCATACCGCTTAAGTATGGGCATAATGGCCTTATATGCATCTTTTGGAATAGCATATAATCTAGCAAAGTCATATAAGCTAGATCCTTTATCTGGTGGAAGCTTAGGGCTTGCAGCATTCTTGCTTACAAATGTTCCATTAAATATTGATCCTAATGGCTGGATGTTATCGTTATCTAGTTTGGGCGGATCTGGTATGTTTACTGCTATTATAATGTCTATTTTTGCTGTGGAAATCTTTAGAGTATGCAAAGAAAAAAATCTAACTATTAAAATGCCAAAAGAAGTCCCAACATCAGTTGCTAATTCTTTTGCAGCTCTTATTCCAGCAGCTTTTATTATAGTCCCAATATGGATCATAAGAGATTTATTAAATTTTGATATTCAAAAATTTGTGCTAAGTATATTTACGCCTTTAGTAACTGCAGGTAATTCACTTCCTGGAATATTAGTTCCAATATTACTTATTACACTTTTATGGGGATGCGGAATACATGGAGATTCTGTTGTTGGTACTGTTGCTAGGCCTATATGGCTTGCAATGCTTGATGCTAATGTAGCAGCTCAAGCAGCTGGACAGCCTATTCCTAATATAGCACCAGAGCCATTTTTTCAATGGTTTGTATGGATTGGAGGGTCGGGAGCAACTATAGGACTTGTAATATTAATGCTAGGCTCTAAATCAAGATACTTAAAAGATATCGCTAGAGCAAGCCTAATTCCAGGAATCTGTAATATTAATGAACCTGTCATATTTGGAGCTCCAATTATGTTAAATCCATTATTGATAATACCATTTGTTCTTGGACCATTAATTTGTGGGTGTGTATCATACTTTGCTATGACTTTAAATTTAGTTTCTAAACCAGTGATTTTGGCACCATGGACATTGCCAGCACCTATTGGTGCGTATCTTGCAACTGGTGGAGACTGGAGAGCGATAATTTTAGTATTGATAAATATTGCCATTGTAACTGCTTTATATTTCCCATTCTTAAAAGCATATGAAAAGAAGCTAATTAAAGAGGGCATGGAAAATAATTAA
- a CDS encoding 6-phospho-beta-glucosidase, whose protein sequence is MSELKIVIIGGGSSYTPEIIEGFIKRKDELPVKDIVLVDIEEGKEKLNVVGALAKRMCEKANLDIRISLTLNRREALSDADFVVTQFRVGGLDARARDEKFPLKYNVLGQETVGPGGFAKALRTIPVILDISRDIKELCPNAWLINFTNPSGIITEAVLKYTNIKCIGLCNVPIHMKMDIVSMLDVNSKDVFIEYVGLNHLVWGRNVWHKGINVTDRVIEKLKDGAELTMKNISDLKWPKKFLDALGMIPCPYHRYYYMTDRLLKEEKDAAKTIGTRAEQVKKIEASLFEKYKDKNLDVKPPELEKRGGAYYSDAAVSLISSIYNDKKDIHTINVRNNGTIKGIPDDSVVEVNCLVDKRGATPLSLTRPVEEKILGLIHSVKFYEISTIEAGVHGNTNQAIMALANNPLVPSVDIAIKLFEDLCSLNKGYLPQFNK, encoded by the coding sequence ATGAGTGAGTTGAAAATTGTAATAATTGGCGGTGGAAGCAGCTATACTCCAGAAATAATAGAAGGCTTTATAAAGAGAAAGGATGAACTTCCGGTTAAGGATATAGTTTTAGTTGATATAGAAGAGGGTAAGGAAAAGCTTAATGTAGTTGGAGCTTTAGCAAAGCGAATGTGTGAAAAGGCTAATTTAGATATTAGAATTTCTCTTACATTAAATAGAAGAGAGGCTCTAAGCGATGCTGATTTTGTAGTTACACAATTTAGAGTTGGAGGATTAGATGCAAGGGCACGAGATGAGAAATTCCCTTTAAAGTATAACGTATTAGGTCAGGAAACAGTTGGTCCTGGAGGTTTTGCAAAAGCTCTTAGGACAATTCCTGTAATTTTAGATATTTCAAGAGATATAAAAGAATTATGCCCTAATGCATGGCTTATTAATTTCACTAATCCATCAGGAATTATAACAGAAGCCGTATTGAAATATACAAATATTAAATGTATCGGCCTATGTAATGTTCCAATACACATGAAGATGGATATAGTTTCAATGTTAGATGTGAACAGTAAAGATGTTTTTATAGAATATGTAGGACTTAATCATTTAGTATGGGGACGAAATGTATGGCATAAAGGCATAAATGTAACTGATAGAGTTATAGAAAAATTAAAAGATGGCGCAGAACTTACAATGAAAAATATATCAGATTTAAAATGGCCAAAGAAGTTTTTAGATGCTTTAGGAATGATACCATGTCCTTATCATAGATATTACTATATGACCGATAGATTATTGAAGGAAGAAAAAGATGCAGCCAAAACTATTGGGACACGGGCAGAACAGGTAAAGAAAATTGAAGCAAGCTTATTTGAAAAATATAAGGATAAAAATCTAGATGTTAAACCACCTGAGTTAGAAAAAAGAGGTGGAGCATATTATTCGGATGCAGCTGTATCACTTATAAGTTCAATATACAATGATAAAAAAGACATTCATACAATAAATGTTAGAAATAATGGAACTATTAAAGGAATTCCAGACGATTCCGTTGTTGAAGTTAACTGTTTAGTAGATAAGAGAGGTGCAACTCCACTATCTTTGACACGACCTGTAGAAGAAAAAATTTTAGGTCTTATTCACAGTGTAAAATTTTATGAGATATCAACAATAGAAGCTGGAGTACATGGAAATACAAATCAAGCTATAATGGCACTAGCTAATAATCCACTAGTCCCATCAGTAGATATTGCAATTAAGCTATTTGAGGACTTGTGTTCATTAAACAAAGGGTATTTACCGCAATTTAATAAATAA
- a CDS encoding YkgJ family cysteine cluster protein, translating into MKLLFDDEGKVNYDKITKNTTVKDVLDAIDIFLSNNPLDCNGCEESCCKKSWSVEMDNVCVNKLSKWDNEAASNFVEEKLVKKRNYYRDFDQYVLDKKTDCNFITETNLCTIYEERPVICRLYICSARSYRYNVIRELIGSTYLKALVLEEKMRKNDFPEKTIDKYKRNPAVFAKEYNILLEEIFDYAEDEGWLYSDERDELYEEISLNL; encoded by the coding sequence ATGAAATTACTATTTGATGACGAAGGAAAAGTAAATTATGATAAAATTACTAAAAATACAACAGTTAAAGATGTGTTAGATGCTATTGATATATTTTTAAGTAATAATCCTCTTGATTGTAATGGGTGCGAGGAGAGCTGCTGCAAAAAGTCTTGGTCTGTAGAAATGGATAATGTATGCGTAAATAAACTAAGTAAGTGGGATAATGAAGCAGCTTCTAATTTCGTGGAGGAAAAGTTAGTTAAAAAGAGAAATTACTATAGGGATTTTGATCAGTACGTATTAGATAAGAAAACTGACTGCAATTTCATAACAGAAACAAATCTATGCACTATATATGAAGAGAGACCAGTAATATGCAGGCTTTATATATGTAGTGCGAGAAGTTATAGATATAATGTGATTAGAGAACTCATAGGAAGTACATATTTAAAAGCACTTGTGCTTGAAGAGAAGATGAGAAAGAACGATTTCCCAGAAAAAACGATTGATAAATATAAAAGAAACCCAGCAGTTTTTGCTAAAGAATACAATATACTTTTAGAAGAAATATTTGATTATGCAGAAGATGAAGGATGGCTTTACTCAGATGAAAGAGATGAATTGTACGAAGAAATATCCTTAAATCTTTAA
- a CDS encoding ABC transporter permease: protein MMKYILAEIFKYRKAKIKFCTIVLFIPTVISFIIYGFNEKYNSLLLWEGYLNVILNFLNDIVAPIIYGIIAAYIFGHEYETKTMNVMFTYPINRMKLLFSKLACILCIIAITLILVFFTSIILGLVLKHESLDMDLLIYYFISFLKMILFHFMLVCITCAVAIYTKNVLPGIIFVISATFANIVVVNTHLSAFYPWSAPVLLSPHEGIGRTFIPSTLSMISLVVIFLIGLAISIRKYRYVE from the coding sequence ATGATGAAGTATATTTTAGCAGAGATTTTTAAGTATAGAAAGGCAAAGATTAAATTCTGTACAATAGTGCTATTTATTCCAACTGTTATTTCATTTATAATATATGGCTTTAATGAAAAATACAATTCATTACTTTTATGGGAAGGTTATTTAAATGTGATATTAAATTTCCTAAATGATATTGTAGCTCCTATAATTTATGGAATAATAGCTGCTTATATATTTGGACATGAATATGAAACAAAGACTATGAATGTTATGTTTACTTACCCTATTAATAGAATGAAGCTTTTATTTTCTAAGCTTGCATGTATTCTTTGTATTATAGCAATTACTTTAATATTAGTATTCTTTACTTCAATAATTTTAGGACTTGTACTAAAGCATGAAAGCTTAGATATGGATTTACTTATATATTATTTCATATCATTCTTAAAGATGATATTATTTCACTTTATGCTTGTTTGTATAACTTGTGCAGTGGCCATCTACACAAAAAATGTATTGCCAGGCATAATATTTGTTATTTCAGCTACTTTCGCAAATATAGTAGTAGTAAATACACATTTATCAGCATTCTATCCATGGAGTGCACCAGTTTTATTGAGTCCACATGAAGGAATTGGAAGAACCTTTATTCCATCTACTTTAAGCATGATATCTCTAGTAGTTATTTTTTTAATTGGGCTTGCTATATCAATTAGAAAATATAGATATGTAGAGTAA
- a CDS encoding PTS lactose/cellobiose transporter subunit IIA, which produces MEQEIFEIISHAGDSGAYAFEALDEAENKNYDKAEEFLKKAREELKLAHSTQTKLIQAEINGKGIKITLLMVHAQDQLMTAMSENVLIEKMVRMYKIMNEK; this is translated from the coding sequence ATGGAGCAAGAAATATTCGAAATAATATCACATGCAGGAGATTCAGGAGCATATGCCTTTGAAGCTCTCGATGAAGCTGAAAATAAAAACTACGATAAAGCAGAAGAATTTTTAAAAAAGGCTAGAGAAGAACTTAAACTAGCTCATAGTACTCAGACAAAATTGATTCAAGCTGAGATAAATGGAAAAGGAATTAAAATAACATTACTTATGGTTCATGCACAAGATCAATTAATGACTGCCATGTCTGAAAATGTGCTTATTGAGAAAATGGTAAGAATGTATAAGATTATGAATGAAAAGTAA